In the Helianthus annuus cultivar XRQ/B chromosome 11, HanXRQr2.0-SUNRISE, whole genome shotgun sequence genome, one interval contains:
- the LOC110891841 gene encoding VQ motif-containing protein 1: MSRSRRGEPVKVVIINTEYVETDAMSFKSVVQRLTGKDAPPPAPSPKNKLSYGASGAGAGVGVGVGVGVGRSDVTMPMLKKGMSFRDLDKLLLELPTMDDIYQLYID; this comes from the coding sequence ATGTCAAGATCAAGAAGAGGAGAGCCCGTGAAGGTGGTGATCATCAACACCGAGTATGTTGAGACTGACGCCATGAGCTTTAAATCCGTGGTTCAACGCCTCACAGGGAAAGATGCACCCCCTCCCGCCCcctctcctaaaaataagttatcATACGGCGCTAGTGGTGCTGGTgctggtgttggtgttggtgttggtgttggcgTTGGTCGCAGTGATGTGACTATGCCGATGTTGAAGAAAGGGATGTCGTTTAGAGACCTTGATAAGTTGCTACTAGAGCTTCCTACCATGGATGATATCTATCAACTTTATATTGATTAA